CACATCTCGCCTTCTGGGGGTTTAGGCTTGCAGTTCTCTGCACGTCATTGCAATTTCTCAGCAGGTCTGATTGGGGACCAGCTCCTGCAGTTAACTCTTTTCCAAGGGCTATTACAGTGTATTCCAGTTACCAACCAACCTTCAGAAAGCAAACTGTATTTATTCTTAGGGAAAAAGCATTAAagagaaaacatattttaaaacaatacaagaacctatatgcatgctaaaagcttacctaAGGTCACCCCCAGCTCCAACACAGGGCTGTGGTAGGGTGAGTCTTTCAAACTCTTGGTCCCGAGTTCATGTCAGTTTTTATGATCAGAAGCCAGACACCCAAATGGATAGTTCAACGGTTACTTTGTACAGCTCACGTCTTTGATCTGCAGTTTCTGAGAACAGGTAATTCCCAGTCAATGGACCTCTCCTCAGGGTGTAGTTTCAAAAGGTCAGGTTTTTTTGAAGACAGCAGAAAATAATAAGAAACAAGTGTTGTACTCACTACCTTACAATGTGCTTTTTTCTGTCCATCCCCATACTCTAACTGGTTACCGCCTTTGGGCCAAATGCATATGTCCTTACTAAATTTTACTCAGTCTTACTAGGCCATTACTGCAGGGAAAAAAACCatcaaggccagattctgattcctttcCTTATTCATATTCACAGAATAAGATACAACTCAACATGAGTCACAATTGAAGAATCTGACTCTCAGAGAATTCACCCCTTGTTCTATTTATGACTCATCTGAGAACAggcttcaatttttaaaaagtgggtttCTATATGAAATTATTCAGTGAGAAGTTTATGTTCCAACCTTTGAGTAGGCTGTCAACTATTTGCAGTGGCCACTGCTTCAAGAATTCACTGTTCATACTTCACTATTGGATCAATGTGAtcggtcacctaagtcacatgctATTGTTTCTGCTTCCTAATTGGATGACTGATAAAGGTCAAACTGGAAATCTGACACAAATTTTGAACAATGTGTGTAATTAACCAGTTGAATAGATTACCAAGGAATGTGATAATTCTCCACCATTTGgagtctttaaatgaagatttactctctttctaaaagatatgtcccaattcaaccacaagttattggtcTTGAAAACAGGAATTAcagggtgaggttctatggcctgtgttacattATGCAGGAACTCAGACCTGATGCTCATAATGGTGTCTTCTAGCCTTAACATCTGTGAAGTTATGGTCCCACCTACTGTGATGACAATTTCATAGAGCTGTCTTTCCATCCAGAAACCAGTGAGCAGGAAATAACCTACTCTGATCTGAAGTTTCACGCTCCTTCAAAGCAGCAGAGGCAACAAAGACCTACAAGTGCAGAGAGCAAAGGTATTATGCACTATGCGCTTCTGGTTCCTTACTTTCTTTTATTAGAGTGTTCATAGTCAAACATCCTCCTACTGGTGTAGTCACTGCCCATGGCCTCATGTCTAAGGAACAATAAAATTAGAATTTTGTCTACTGTGGCCGGAAATGGCATGTTAATGGGAGCTCGCTTAGGACCACGCTGGGCCAATGTCTGGGCAGAAATTGGGATGTGACAGATCTGGACTTCACCAGGAGTGACTGTTTTCTCCACGTCTTCTCAATTCACACAAGATTTTATTGAGCACATATTCAATAGCTATTATGATTGGATTGGTTTAGCTCCAGAGAGGTGGGTTCTGACTTTGGTAGACTGGTGTGGCTGAGAGCTCTGATCTGATCGCAGAGATCTAGCCATGTTtgctttcattttctctcttatttCTGTTAGAGTCTCCTTCTCCATCTTCACCATGGCTCATTACAGTGATTCTGGGGCTCCTCTGCCTGGCTTTGCTAGTAACTGCAGGGGTTTTGGGTTCCATGGGTAAGTATTTGCCAAGAAGGCAACAAAACATGATCTGAACCATAATAACGTTGAGAAGAGATCTTCTAATAAGCATTTGAGTGATATGTGTAAATGCATAAGTGAGCCACTGTCATAGTTCGCATTACTTTGTGAAAAACAACTGGTATTCAGAACCTGTAGCCTGCTGAGCTGTGATTTGAATTTTACCAATGAAGCGTGAGAAGCTGAGATGCCTTTAAGGGTGCGTCTACACAACAGTTTGGAACAAGCAGGAGCCTTTCAGCCCAGGTCAACAAACTGTGGCTAGCAGGGTTTGCACTAGTGCTCTACAAATACCTGTATAGACAGCACTTCGAAGTTACGTCTTTTGCTGCACATCcagctctgaagcctagggagcgGGGTGGTCCTAAGAGTCTTTCTGAGTTAAGGCTAAAGTTGATTTGAAACTCTGACTACTGTTTAAATGTGGTTAGAAATGGCATCATGACTACGactgggggaatttttttttcaatgaatattttatttgcccaaaaatgcattttcccaTGCACTGAAACTATTCATGTATTCAGATTGAATTTGTTGAATATTTTTGggcaaaaacaattatttttttaaaaaaagcgaAATGGTTTATTTCAATGATTTGAGAATGAAAGTATGAAAACtacttgaaaacaaaattaaacggagaatggaaaaaaatattgtggATTGAAAAATATCCCAAAAATGAAGTGAAACACAACCCcccagttttttgttttatttcagttttttcattttattttggctGCTTTTAGATCtgaaattaattttgttggggttttttttggcgagaaaaactgaaaaaaataagttttggtTCGAAAGTAATCAATTTTTGTTCCAGATATTTCAGCTCCAAACCAAAGAAATTATGATTCATTCAGCTCTAATTGTGATACAGAACTGCGTGGCTCCATAttttctgtcctgatttttcaatTTTGCTTAGTTTGTCAGTCCAAAAGAAAAAGGGGCCTtcattctgttctcacttacatcagtgtaaattatGAGAATAGCTAGCcaggaaatttaaacaaaaatgacattttgacAAAAACCTCTTTGGCACATATTCTGTTAGTCAGATTTTAAACCCATGGAGATTGTTTTCTGAAAGGCAAAGCAGTGTTACAGCAATTCCTTAATTCCTTTAACATCAGAATAGAACTGAAATTCCATATTTTGTAACCCACTAATGAGCATGGGTTACATGTCCCCCTGTGTGctaatccacagaggatatgactTGTTACAGCCCATGACTACTGACCTTTCTGTCTTTGGATATGTCTATGCTATGGACACTGTACCAGCATAGCTAAATTACCATAGCTTAGCTGTCATAACCCCAAAGCGTATACGTGACCTATTCCGAtggaaggagtttttccattggaatagaaacacccacccccaccccgaaatGATGGTAGCTACGTAGCATTCTTCCATTTACATAGCTGTATCTGTGCTGGGGGGTAAGTTGGCGTAACTATATCATTTAGTAGaatgtttttttcacactcctgactaccgtagctatgttgacctatcCCTCCAGGGTAGACAAAGTCTTTAACTCAAGCTGTAGGAGTCCATGCTTTTAGCTCAGAAGGTCTccagttcaatccccagtgtgtAAGCCATGATGACAACTGTCACAATTGCTGTTAGCATCCTTATAATGCAAAAGGCAAATGTTTTATATAAgtgtatttcattttgttttaactgaTTTCTTGGGACGTGGATTTAAGTTCTCCAGGCTTCCCATCAAGTGAGAAGACAGAATGAGGAACTTATCCAGAAACAGGTTATTCTGAAAAACTTCACTCAATtgcaggaaattctgaaaaactgCATGCAGCAAAGAGATGATCTCCAAGCCAATAACACAGAACTCTCAAATGTTCTGAATAAGAAAGGTATTGATCAGAGCTCACTCTTCTGTTATATCCTTTATGGTAATATTGTTGCTTAATCAGAATTCAGCTCTCCTTGTTCTTATTAACAAAAAAGGGTACTTCTGTCCCTGTGCACACAGTGTACAAGGGCCTCATCTAAGTATTAATTACATGGAAAGCAACAAACAAATCTGAGCAAAAATATGGTGTCCTTAATAGTGGACATAATCAATGATCCCTGGCTCACTAGCTTCAAAGTAGAGAAACCTGGGCAGCTCCTTCCCAACTTACATCTCTCAATGGTACAAGGGAAAGACACTGATAAACAGAGGGATTTTGACAAATGCAACAGACAAATAGGCTGCTGCACAGAGAGATCCTCCTGCACTTCCCTCCCACAGCACCGACTCTGCGCTAGCTTGGTTATCAGGTTTTCATTCTAGTCAACATCATCATCATTGCCATCGTGAGGATTGCTTCCTCTCTCCACTAGTGCTCTCATTACCTTTCTTGTTCATTGTGATCTGaatggagctggctgggaaacagATTTCCTGTCCCATGAGCACTTTTGAGAATTCAAAATTTTCCCATTTCATGTTGGGATAAAACCGAGACTTTTCAAAGTTTTCCGTGAAAAAACAGAGAAGCCCCAGAGTAGGCGATAGCCTGGTGTTGAGGGATGAGGGAGAACCAGGGTTAAGTCCCTTTTCTGCCTGAATCAGAAAAGGGCCTTGACCCAAGTATCCCGTATCCCAGGTTATTTTGGGGTCACCAACATCAGCTTCATCCTAGCTGGCAAGACAAACACTACATTCCCCGTGAGAAATATACACACTAGCGAATACATGGTGACATTCAGTATCAAACTGTGTCGCACACATCAATACAGAACTATAATGGGTCTACATTGCTCTCTTTTTCCAGTAGATAAATGCAGCTCTTGCCCTGAGGGCTGGATACAGCATAGAGGGAAGTGTTACCATTTTACTAATGAAAGGAGCTCCTGGCAGAAGAGTAAAAAATACTGCTTGTCTCATGGGTCTAGACTACTGAAGATAGAGAACAAGGAAGAACTGGTAGGGAATTTACCCTTTGCCTTATTTTCCTATATTTTCCAAACTACATCTGCCCAATATCTATctggtggggaagtgggatatgggtattaaatgaaaaataacacTGGCAGGGTAAATGACTTTCTAAACTGTTTGTGTTCTATTCAGAACTGTGTCCCCAAGGGAGACTGGGCAGATTTTGAGCACCAGAGAAAGAGTGAATGAAAATTTGATCACTGACTTCAAGAGTGATTAAAGAGAGTGTGATGTCCTAGCCTAGGGATTAGTGCTCTACATAATATGAGGAAGGGACAGAGTCCATTCCTAGggtctgagtctcctctcactccATCGTGAATCACGACttcctccattgaagtcaatgaaatgaaACCTATCTGAAAATAAAATCAAGCTTTGTCTCTCTTTAACAGAGGCTGGATATGCTGTTGGGTTAGTATTTCTGCTGCTTGGGAAGAGAACTCCTCATGTCTCATTAGTGATACCCCTGGCTGATGAGACAATTGTGTTGACTTGTTCTCCAGGGTATCCTATCAGTTCTTCTCAGCCAGGATGGTAGCTGTGATGCTTCCATGAGGGACAGGTGCAAAAGCTCCATAAAATTTATGGCTGACTTTTCTGGAAAAAATGGAGTGTGATTTGCCAATGTATGGGCATTACAACACACTGGTCCCGACTGGGACACATTAACCTCATTCTCATCCCTGGTATCCATACGCCTACCATGTAAATGATTTAGTCATGTTCCCAAACAGGATTTCATAAACAGATGGGCGTGTTTTCACTGGATTGGACTGTTACGGAAGGGAGCTGCTACAAGCTGGATATGGGAGGATGGCACAGCTCATTCCACTGACCTGTAAGTCTCTGGCAGATCTAGAAGTTGTTCACTTGTGTTTTACATCCTTGTGCATTTCTTACAGAATTTGCGTCTGGCTTTGCTACTGAACTTGTAGAATTATTGTGTATTTTTTACGGTTACAAATTCTCACAGGAAGGAGTGGTGCTGTTTgacttttttaaatctaaatgaataaacataataaaacaaTTGTACAACATTAGCAGTGGTAGCTGTAACTGTCAGAACTACATATTAATATAGACATTCACAAATATTCTAAATGGGATATTTCAAAGTTGAAACATTGATAAGGGTGATGCCACCATTACACTTAATGAGGAAAGGAAGAGACTACCCTCCTACCCCTGAACATTAAATTGTACAACAACTGCAGTAAATTTAAAACAAGAGGCCACCTCAGCTAAATTAACAATCTCGAGCCAAAAACATTCCAAATCACAAAGAAATGCTTTTCATAGCTCAGCTTGCAGGACATGTTATTCTGAgaagtgaaattaataggtaagGCAAGTTAACCCCAATATTTAGGCAGCCAAATGCAACGACACTGTTTGTGATTTTACAAAAATGGCATGGCTGAGTGTTAAATATAGCTTTCCACCCCAGGTTCCAAGTAAAGAAGCAAGAGCCTGGAGAGTCCTGTGTACTTCTGAATGCAGGAGAAGCCATCTCCTATAACTGTACACAACAATATCGCTGTATTTGTGAGAAGAGAGCTGCTTAGCTGAAGCCTGCTGAACAACATGGGAGGATCACAGCATCCATGAGACACATACCCTGGGATGTTCCAAAGACAAAGAGAAATCACAACCCCTTCAATTTGCTGTGTTACCCTTCAGACTGAGGGGCTGCAGTTTCAGGTGATAAAACAAAcagcagactgtcaagaagcagggcagacaccccaaactggaaTCTTCTCCAGCCAACCAGACCACTCCCACCATACTGAATGACTGTCATTCCCATCTGGGTTGATAAGAGTTGATTTCAGAGGCCATTAgtgtaaatattaataaatacttTGTAAAAA
The Eretmochelys imbricata isolate rEreImb1 chromosome 1, rEreImb1.hap1, whole genome shotgun sequence DNA segment above includes these coding regions:
- the LOC144259190 gene encoding natural killer cells antigen CD94-like encodes the protein MSEQSVTYVDLRFHTPAEQKRKQRPKHTRVTETSEQEITYSDLKFHAPSKQQRQQRPTSAESKESPSPSSPWLITVILGLLCLALLVTAGVLGSMVLQASHQVRRQNEELIQKQVILKNFTQLQEILKNCMQQRDDLQANNTELSNVLNKKVDKCSSCPEGWIQHRGKCYHFTNERSSWQKSKKYCLSHGSRLLKIENKEELDFINRWACFHWIGLLRKGAATSWIWEDGTAHSTDLFQVKKQEPGESCVLLNAGEAISYNCTQQYRCICEKRAA